ATTGGTCTCAGATCTTATCGATAATATCAGTCAATCACTTGTTGGTCATGCTAGTAAAGAGAGAAGGCCATCATATAGCATGCTCTTGTCAGGAGAAGTTCAGTTTAGTGGATTGGCTGTGACCTTTGCTTCAGAATAGACCACCATCTTGGTCTGAAGTTGTACTGGTTTCTGATTTTCTTGTATGAGTAATACAAGTATGTTGTCTATTTAGTTTGtagtggtttccttttttttccttttccctaaACAGTCTTTCTCTTGGGTTGCCAGATTTGAACCTGATATGCTTGCCTTTTCGGGGTGCTATTATGGTggtggagaaaaagaaagaaaagagctTGGTGCAATACGGAAGAGATGGAAAACCTTGCATGTACGTATGGCATATCATTATAGTGTATTAGTACGTACTTAAAATGGCATATATCCTTGACCGAACTACTTACTGCAACCTCTTCTTTGTTTAGGCTATCAACCCTGAGAAAGGAAGAAGGCAAGGTAGATGCCCATTGACTCCTGAAGAGGTGGGGCTGATGTTGAGGGCACTGGGCTACAGAAATGATGTTCACATTTATGTTGCATCTGGAGAGATATATGGCGGGGCAAGGACATTAGCACCCCTCAAAGCGTTCTTCCCAAATCTCCACACGAAAGAAACAATATCAAGCAAAGAGGAGCTGGCTCCATTCTCTAAATACTCATCTCGCATGGCTGCACTTGATTTTATTGTATGTGATGGAAGTGATGCTTTTGTGACTAACAACAATGGTAACATGGCTAAAATTTTGGCTGGGCGAAGGTATACTTCTCTTCTGCTACTGGAAGCTCCCTGCTGTCATCATGTACTTCGTTATTAGTTCTGATCATCTATACTGCTTTTGATAGGAGATATTTTGGGCATAAGAGAACGATCCGGCCAAATGCTAAAAGGCTCTATTCCTTAATTTCGAACAGAAGAAACATGTCATGGGATTCATTCTCCTCAAGAGTGCGCATGGTTCAGAAAGGATTTATGGGAGAGCCCAAGGAACTCAGGCCAGGAAGGGGAGAATTTCATGAGAACCCTTCTACCTGTATATGTGAAAAAACCGTTAGCAAAACAGTAGCCAAATCTAACTCCCAATTTGAGCAAGTCTTAAGTAATGATACTGAGAGAGGAATAGCCATTCAAACTGAGCAAGTCTCGAGTAATGATACTGAGATGGGAATAGCCACTAGTGAGCCCACAGTTCCTGATCATACTGATGAAGAGGCAGGTGAATCCGAGGCAGATGAAGATGCTCctggagagaaagaggagataATTGATCCTGAAGCGGATGATGATGTGCAGTTCAGACTAGAGGATCCAGAGTTGGAAGGGATTCTTTCAGATTAGTTGAGTTGTCGATGCTTCACCAACCAATTTTTTTGGTGAGCAATTGAGGAATTTTGCCCCTCTAACGCCTAAACTGTACATAACTTGGTTTGCTCTGTCAATGTACATCTCTAGGCTAGTTCATAGTGACATTTTTCTGTAGTTCACTCACTCCAGTGTCACGCCGGCGGTTGATCTCTTAGAAGCTTTGAGTTTGTAGCACTTGTGGTTTGCATTGATATAGCCTGTAGCATATGCTCTTGTACCTGTTATTCAACTCCTTTTTGTGGTGTCTAAAATGGATGTTCTATTTTGACCTGTTTGCAGCAAATGCAATTGAGCAGCTTTGTTTGAAACCAGTGAGGTCTTCTTTTAACTGTATCAAATTTATCTGTGTTGATTTCAACCTTTCATGCTATCAACTGAATTACAATGATACCCGCCTACCTGGATCAAGTAAAGGAGTAAAGCTTTGCAAAAAGTTACCAGTTTGCAAGGAACATAACTCCTGTCCGACACTAATTCTCAACATTATACCACTAAGTGCTGTATTTGTGACAAATTTGTGCTCTTGAACATTCCCTGGAGAGAGATCGGATCTGTTGGTGGGTCGTCATCAATGAAAAAGAAGAGTGACAACACCTCCAAATCTAACTGAATGGAACTGCCATATTACTCTTGCTATTGATGAATTTGCAGGCGTTCTTCGGGATATCGTATGGTTTTGTTGTTACTGAACTAACTATTCTGGAGTCTGTAACCTCCATGGACGTCAATAACCGGCCAAACAAACAGAGGTTAGTTCAACAgttctcttccctctccctgTTTTAACTCATTTTCTTACTGCCCTGTTTGATTTCTGCAATTGCAGATAACTGTGCTGCTCACTTGTGATCTTTTCCCCTAGGTGATTCTTGCTCACTTTTGCTCTTGTCTATTGTTGCATCAAGCCCTCCACGAGCATCTCATCTTTCTACTTTCAAGGAtcagtttttcttttacctCCCCTCTGCAATTCTCTGAATCTGACGACGGAGAACGCAATTTTCTTGCAAGCAGCACATGGCAGGATAGGGAACCCAAAACTTTTCATAGCTGGAGTACAGTTCTTGATTCACTATGCAACTATCCCTTTCTAGGAATTAGGCAATTAGGTCCCCGTGAATATCTCACTAGCCTTGATGCTTGGTACAGTAGAGAGTACAGTAGGAATCCTAGCTGAAGAGATGTATCAGCTGAGCTCCCATCACATGATCACTGTGCTGAACTACCTCCCCTGTTCCCCATACAATCTCTGATGCTTTGGATTTCGCTGCTCGTGCTGGTGTTCTTCCGTTCCAAGGACAAGAGGCCAAACGCTTTCCCCCAATGCCTGCCAATATCTCTATGCTTGCTCCAATGAAAGTCTTCTCTTCCTGTCGTTTTCTCTTTTCTGAACTTGtgttttctcttcctctctgccTCACGGGACTACTAGATGGTGACACTTGGGATGCTGTGGCTATCGGCATGTTCCACGTGTCAATGCCACAGAGTTCGGACATACACCAACTAGTTCATCATCTAGTAGACTAGTACTAGTGTCAGATTCTAATGTTGGCGTACTAATCTGTGTTAAAACTCACCTTTTCTCATTGATTTGAATTTTTCATAAGTATAGGAATACATAGGACACGATTTTATGCTTTTGTTTTGAGCTGAAAGCCTCTAAATAATAAGCCCTTTGCATCAAACACCCCTTTTTATTTGAAGGTTTGCAGCGAACAGCTTCCACTGAAGAAGTTGCCAGATGGTGGCAAGGCACATACTTCACTCAAAAGCTCCAACAAGCTGTTAGCTAATTAGGTCAAATCAGTTGCCGACCCCACTAAATATAAGCAAAGAAATCAATTCTTGAAGCAGTAGTTATCTTTGGCACCTTCCTTTTGCTGCAGGTCTCACCTCTCAACAAGTCAAGCCTCTGAAGCTTTTGATCACTTCACCTCGcactcgcagcagcagcaggctgtACTGACCAACCACCAAGAAGTATCGGCGCCATTGCTGTCCTCCTCCTTGGCTTGAACTCAACTCAACTCCAGTGCAGGCACATGCTTGCTTTCCAAACCAAGGGATAACCACTCATCTAATCAAGCCAACTCCACAAGCAGCTGGCCATCCACTGATTgatcaatccatccatccatcagctTGCTCATGGGGAAACTTAGGTACTACTGCTGCTTCTGCATTCTTCTTTCTTCTGTTGCTACTGCTGCATCTGCACTGCATGGCCATGTCCACTCCACACACTTGGCCGGCATTGCCAGTCATTGCTATACTATATATGCTGCTGGTTTCCTGGTTTGGTGGTCTCATGCTCATGCATGCACACGTCCATCTGTGTTGAATTCTGAAGCTGCAAGAACCTATTGCCGTGCTGCATGGGCCATCCACCGGCGACCTCAccggccggcgccaccgccggcgtcagCGTTAAGGTCAGCGACCGATATGTAAGTGTGCTGCTGCTGGTCAGCTCTGCCTGCGCATGTTCGATCGATTCATTGTTGACATGATTGATTGAATGATTGATTGGTTGGCCCGCGTTGCACCATTGCATGTGCATGCAGGTTGAGATTAAAAATGGCATATTTGAGCTTACGCTGTCCAACCCCGACGGGATCGTGACCGGCGTCCGGTATAATGGTGTGGACAACTTGATGGAGATTCTTAACAAAGAAGACAACAGAGGGTACCTACTGACAATTTTGCTTACGCTTTTTATCCTCTCTTTGATATGTTTAATTAGCAAGTACAATAGTTTGGTACTACTTGGATCTTGCCACATCCTACAAGTGTACATTTGTTAATTGTTATTCAGCTACTTTGCCAATTTAAAACTAAAGAAGAAACCTTTTAGTCCTCATTCAATTACAGGCTGCAACTGAGGTTATGGTCAATGTACTCATATGGTGTTGCATGTTGTCAGGTACTGGGACCTTGTTTGGAGTAAACTGGGAGAAAGAACTGGCATATTTGATGTGTAAGGGCTCTCAATTCACTCGGATTTCAGGAATCGCCTCCATATGATTACACTTTTTGTGCTAGAGAGAGCCCAGGTGTATCTGACATTGAACGTTGTTACGCAGAATAAAAGGGACAGAGTTCCGAATCATATATCAGGATGAAAACCAGGCAGAGGTCTCGTTCTTTAGAACATGGGATCCTTCTCTGGAAGGCAAAGCTGTTCCCTTGAACATTGATAAGAGGTGATCCAATAGCACAGGCATAACAATGGAATTGTTCTCAGCAATTCATTTGGAAAAAAGGCAATCATGTTTAACAGAGCAAGtaacttttgaaatattttgacAGCGCAAGTATGTTTGTACAGGTTCATTGTACTCCGGGGCTGCTCAGGATTCTATACCTACGGAATCTATGAGCATCAGGAAGGGTGGCCTGGTTTTAGCCTGGGAGAGACCAGGGTGGCCTTCAAGCTTCGGAAAGACAAGTTGTTCTAGTTCCTGAAtttaagttttcttttttttttttttgcagtttgcTGAATTATGCTACATCTTACACTGAATGTCTGAATCCATTACTTTGGTGCAAATTCAGGTTTCATTATATGGCATTAGCTGACGACAGGCAGAGAATAATGCCGATGCCTGAAGACCGAGTGCCGCCCCGGGGACAGCAATTAGCATACCCTGAAGCTGTCCTTCTTGTGGACCCAATAAATCCTGACCTAAGAGGAGAGGTAAGTTGACaaatataggattttttttatctatgatAAACGTATTATATCATGAAGAATCTAAACACTGTTACTGGTAAATTGTCAAGGTTGATGATAAATACCAATACTCCTGTGAAGACCAGTATAACAATGTCCATGGATGGATATCATTCGATCCTCCAATTGGCTTCTGGCAGATCACTCCGAGTGACGAGTTCCGAACAGGAGGTCCCGTCAAGCAGAACTTGACCTCTCATGTTGGGCCAACTATGCTGGCTGTAAGTTCAGACATTGTATTATATTGAAATAAAAAGTTCAGATTATTAAGTTCAGACATTCTTCTGaaaccctttttttaaaaatatgtttttcagATGTTTCTTAGCGGTCATTATGCTGGGGATGACCTTACACCCAAGTTCTTGACTGGTGAATACTGGAAAAAGGTCCATGGGCCTGTCTTCATGTACCTTAACTCCAGTTGGGATGGAAGTGACCCAACTCTACTCTGGGAGGATGCAAAAGTTCAGGTGAAAAATTGGATGCATATTTCGTCTCTAATTTGATATCTTTCTTTTATTCACAAAAGTTCAGGTGATAACATTCAGGTTGATTCTTATTGACAGTACAAGTGTTATGAACACGGCACAAGTAACTTGTCATTtaactctctctttctccttttgAAATCAGATGATGATTGAGAAAGAGAGCTGGCCGTACTGTTTTGCACTGTCAGATGATTTTCAGAAGACTGAGCAAAGAGGTTGTATCTCTGGTAGATTACTCGTCCGAGACAGGTAGTAATTAATGACATCTTTTTCCAGTTTTATACAACAGTAGTAACTAAAAGAAGTTTGATTCAGTCCAGATGTAATTTAGTTCGCGATACATCTATTACTAATGAATTCATCATGTGTTATTTAGGTATTTAGATGATGCAGATCTTTATGCTACATCAGCTTATGTAGGCTTAGCTCTACCAGGAGATGTTGGATCCTGGCAAAGAGAGTGCAAGGTGATGCATGCTATATACACACTTATTCTTTTAGAACAAGCTTGAATACATGTTAGACTATGAAGTATATTATCAATCACATATTCCAACACCGTGACCcggcaaaaaatatatatatattccaacaCTGTAGGGATACCAATTCTGGTGTAGGGCAGAAGATGATGGAAGCTTTTGCATAAGAAACATTGTAGCTGGAGACTACAACCTTTATGCATGGGTTCCAGGATTTATAGGGGACTACAAACTGGATGCTAAGCTAACCATATCTTCAGGTCAGTATCTACCTGACATTTATTCCTCTTGCAGCTTCCAATGAGATATCCTGATATGTTCAGCACTCCTGTTCAGGGGATGACATTTATCTGGGTGACCTTGTGTATGAACCACCAAGAGACGGTCCCACGATGTGGGAGGTCGGAATACCTGATCGATCCGCCTCTGAATTCTATGTTCCAGACCCTAATCCCAACTATGTGAATAGGTTGTATATCAACCATCCTGACAGGTGATGCAGACTGGCTACCAACAGACTTCTCAAACATGTAGTAACCAAGTGATCATCATTTCTTATCATATAGTGTCCTTATCGTTCGTTACAGATTTAGGCAGTATGGACTTTGGGAAAGGTATGCAGAACTGTATCCAGACGGTGATCTGGTATACACAATTGGCCAGAGCGACTATACCACCGATTGGTTCTTTGCTCAAGTAAACAGGTGATGTTTTCATCTCATTTGAATACAACTGATTGCGCAGAGTTACATGATCTGCTTCTAACATCTGTGTCCACTGCAGAAGAACTGATCAGAGCACCTACCAGCCAACCACATGGCAAATAAAGTTCAATCTTGACAGTGTCAGTCCTAACAGCACATACAAATTCAGAGTGGCTCTTGCATCATCCGCAAATGCCGAGTTGCAGgttatttcagaaaaaaaaaacacaaaaatactTAGATTGGCCAATGTCCATTCCTATTTCATTATTTGTTATCATCATTCAAGAAGTTGATCCTAAATACACAAAATGCTTGTATTTTCAGGTTCGTTTCAACGATCAGGACAGAACTGCTCCTCACTTCACAACTGGGTTGATTGGGAAAGACAACACGATTGCGAGGCACGGGATCCATGGGCTGTACTGGCTGTTCAACATCGATGTGAGTGGAGCTTGGCTTGTTCAAGGGATGAACACCATCTACCTGAAGCAGCCCAGGAACCAGAGTCCATTTCAGGGACTGATGTATGACTACCTGAGAATGGAAGGTCCTTCTGGCAGCTAAGGCCAGTCTTTAGCTAGTTTAACCAGCCTCACCTGTGTGGCTAGTATAGCTGTACTATGCCTAGGTATGCAGTACGATTATGACCCAGATATTCCCATCCACTAATATTCTATTTAGTGTGCTTTAAAGTTTAATCttattttaccaaaaaaaatcctGGGTTTTGTCTAACCCCGGATTTAGCTTATCTGATTTAGGTTAGCTGGTAAAGATGTAAGCTGCCGAAATTTCGCAgagcatcagaattcagaaaacgATTAGATATACTCTAAATCGGTGATATGtattggaaaaagaaataacATTTCCCTGCTGTTTTAACTCTAGTGTAACAATTTGAAATAATCTAAATTGGTGCTATGCTCTTGTTTCTCAGAATTAAGGTTTGCAGCAAACAGCTTTCACTGGAGAAGTTGCCAGATGGTGGCAAGACACATTCTTCACTCAAAAGTCAAAAGCTCCAACAAGCTGTTAGTTAATTAGGTCAAATCGGTTGCCAACCCCACTAACTATTAGCAAAGAAATCAATTCTTGAAGCAGTAGCTATCTTTGGCACCTTCCTTTTGCTGCAGGTCTCCCCTCTCAACAAGTCAAGCCCCTGAAGCTTTTGATCCCTTCACCTCGtactcgcagcagcagcaggctgtACTGACTATTGACCAACCACCAGTTTCGGCGCCATTGCTGTCCTCCTCCTTGGCTTGAACTCAACTCATCGATCAACTCCAGTGCAGGCACATGCCAATTGCTTTCCAAACCAAGGGATAACCAGTCATCTAAGCAAAGCTGATGATGGATTGATCAATCAGTGGATTGCCAGCTGCTTGCGGAGTTGGAGGATGTGGTGGTGCTTGATTAGGGGGAGTGGATTTTGATCTCTCGAGAGGGAtgtcccctcgttgtttgcatgtcactcaaatagttatgaaaaagttttaaaaaattgagaagatgtattaacatatgatatcACTCTACGAACATGctagttcaaattcaacttctacatctcgcaacgaaaaacaaatttgactgtgaacaTATGTTAActagctgtagtttaattttttttttgttgtgagatgtagaagttgaatttgaacttgcatatttgtggagtgatatatcatatgttgcatttttttaattttttttcataaccatttgaatgacatgcaaacaacgaggagATATTCCCTTGAatgatcaaaatagtttccccaCGATTAGGGCATGGAAAACCAAGGGATAACCACTCATCTAAGCAAAGCTGATGGATGGATTGATCAATCAGTGGATTACCACTTGCCAGCTGCTTGTGGAGTTGGAGGATGTGGTACGGTGGTCACTCCTACGGAACACATTTTTGCATACTGGCAAAACTGATTTTCGCATACGGTTGCTCTAGCCGCATATGTGAAAAGGTTTGCGAAAATcggtatttttgcatgcggccagcGCAATCGCATGAGAAAATACGATTTTCGCACGGGCATTTAAGCCGACCACatgcaaaaagaaataattgccaaaaaaaatccaaaaaaaaaacctagccccgccgccgctgagatcgtcgcagccgccgccaccgcttctgtcgtcgccgtcatcgtcgccaGCCGCCGGTAGAACCGTCCCtcccggatccgccgcccgagaccgccgccaccaccaccgccatcctCTGTGCCGGATCCTCCGGTCGAGACCGCCGTCGCGATCTCCGCCATTCTCCGCTCCAGATCTGCcgcccaccgtcgtcgtcgccgtcacatCCACCGCCCCCACCGCACGAGGTAGGATCCCGCAGCTGGATCTGCCTTCGTCGTCCGGATCTGCCGCTCGCCGTCATTGTCGTTGAGGGTGCCGTCGGATCCGCCACCCGCCATCGTTGTCATCATCGGCACTGTTTGATCTGCCCCCCCACctccctccgtcgtcgccggtgcCAGATCCACGTGGGGAggggctgccgccgcccgctcccggtcgccgccgtcgtcgccggtgccAGATCCACGCGagcccgctcctcctccggccatcgagcccgccgtcgccacccacCCCGCTCCACACCGCTCTCGGAGTCTCGGTTGCTCTTGCCGTCGAGGtgacgaggagagagagagagagagagagagaggattgagaggagaggaggagaagataagtATCGACGTTTGAGGTCTCGACTATGGTTTTGCATGGTGTGGAGATCGTCGgtgtaccagggtatatgcgagactgaagtgaaagagatggagacaaggatttttatacaagtAATAACTCTACTCCTATTgaccgaagccggtgttgctctttattcatctggatcacacaagtacaatatttgggataacctatgtAGCTGTCATCAACTTGGCGGCACAGATAACCAACATGTAGTCggcgacagggtagtcttcctcctcgagtacgaactcatcgagatcagagatggcgctagatcccttTTGTCGGCCTCCGCAGGCACCATATTGGGTctgtctaggcttatctctgatgtcgatgtcTGCCGGCGTGTTGGTTTGTGTGTCGATCTATCGTGTCCTCTCTCCCCtagtgtcagggttatggataccacatacctaatagtagtcgactaaatctcggtaggacccaccacataccatgtcttatacgggaACAatcttcggatataggaggagttccacATAAGGAatgatgaatagagttctatatgaaaatgacaaggactactcggattgtatccatattggtttccctagttctacttggataaggggacacctatgggtataaatacaaggccccctaggaggagaggggacacgaacaacatagacgccacaaagccacatgccaatacaagcctacatacgccaagacaagttggcagatatcgacatcagagataagcctaggcAAATCCCATATGGTACCTACGGGAACCAAAGAGAGgaatctagcgctatctctgatctcatcgggcacggattcgaggaggaagactaccctgttgtcgactacgtgaTGATACTTCAGTCCGCCAAGTCGATAACAGTTAGATatgctaccccaaatattgtactggtgtgattatggtgaataagagcaacgaccggcttcggctaacaggagtagggttattacctgacaattcaggggcccgaacctatataaaaatcatcgtctccatctcttttacctcaatctcgcatatatcctagtaccaacgatccccataccatgcaaataccggaatcgcgacatcaaacatcgacacCTAGGgtgtcttgtatttatacccatagatgtccccttgtccaagtaggactagagagaccaatatggatacaatccgcgtaatccttatcgtttccatatagaactctactcgtccttccttatccggaactccttctatatatgaGGCATGATTCTGTATAggacttggtatatggtgggccccgccgagcttagtcgatttctattgggtatgtggtatccagaACCATGACAATAAGgttgggtgaaaaattttaaaccggtggagagagaaggagaaggctaATTAGACTTCAAGTCCAATCCTTAAGAGGctcgcatgcaaaaatcgattttcgcatgcgggtcTCTTAAGTGGTCTGCATGTAAAAATGAGGAACTTAAGCatctgcaaaaatcaatttttgcatgcggctcttTAAACTTCGAGTCAAATTTTATCATACattcatactaaatgaactcatatgaaaaagttgtcaaaaataaagttgtataacttattgagatctaccaatttttttttggttatttctccatcgagtttgattaaactatataaattttgaattttaaaatataagaaatttaaataattttttcggtagtaaatgatttcaaatggaaaaattgtgaataacaaagttgtataacacaTCAAGatgtacaacttttgttttggtcagtttttatatgactttgtttcaacagtttgaatttgaatttctaaatatgacaacttcaaacaatattttcaaatactaaatgatttcaactgaaaaagtcatcaacaacaaaattgtataactcatcaaaatctataacttttattttgatcgTTTCTTTATCCGATAAAGttatagtaacattgttcacaatatatatatatatatatgtatgtatatacatacatgcatatatgtatatacatatatatataggtatatacatatacgtatatatatatatatatatatatatgtatatgtatacatatatatatatatatatatatatatatatatatatatatatatatatatatatatatatatatatatatatatatatatatatatatatgggagtgtatcctatgcacacaggccctcgcgcgtacacaccgtgtacaccaactaaaaattatcacaaaaaattctaggaaaattcatacatgtactttcaatagtattacatctacgtgcaaagtagcatcttcaaattcattctacatagagaataacaaaaaagataaaattcttacaaaattgcaaccttaaaactgtcagattttttgttttttttgttacggctaaaatataatgaattttacgttaagattttaaccctaggtgtaatacaactgaaagtatgtgtatgattttttctagattttttggtgatatttttttagttggtgtgcacgtgtgtacacgtgaggacctgtgtgcataggatatgttgcctatatatatatatatatatattatatggttttataaactataagagaaatgtaaattttgtgaacaatattactatcactttgtcggatgaagaaatgaccaaaataaaagctatatgtcttgatgagttctaaaactt
The Oryza glaberrima chromosome 8, OglaRS2, whole genome shotgun sequence DNA segment above includes these coding regions:
- the LOC127781409 gene encoding O-fucosyltransferase 16-like isoform X3, which gives rise to MAQPRRRGGGGGHNKCPRPALLPAAALLLFLLAAVALLYVSPPPLTDHPALASSRRRSPHAPLVLNSSGGGSTVVSEHSEISRVPISKEADGLWGSKFASRFYGCSNSSSRFLGSSVITQPDRYLMIVTSGGLNQQRTGIIDAVVAARILNATLVVPKLDQTSFWKDASNFSEIFDVDWFISNLSKDVKIVKELPEIGGKLRTPHRMRVPRKCTQRCYVNRVLPALLKKHVVRLTKFDYRLANRLDTDLQKLRCRVNYHGLRFTGLIEEMGEKLIQRMRERSKHFIALHLRFEPDMLAFSGCYYGGGEKERKELGAIRKRWKTLHAINPEKGRRQGRCPLTPEEVGLMLRALGYRNDVHIYVASGEIYGGARTLAPLKAFFPNLHTKETISSKEELAPFSKYSSRMAALDFIVCDGSDAFVTNNNGNMAKILAGRRRYFGHKRTIRPNAKRLYSLISNRRNMSWDSFSSRVRMVQKGFMGEPKELRPGRGEFHENPSTCICEKTVSKTVAKSNSQFEQVLSNDTERGIAIQTEQVSSNDTEMGIATSEPTVPDHTDEEAGESEADEDAPGEKEEIIDPEADDDVQFRLEDPELEGILSD
- the LOC127781409 gene encoding O-fucosyltransferase 16-like isoform X1, which codes for MAQPRRRGGGGGHNKCPRPALLPAAALLLFLLAAVALLYVSPPPLTDHPALASSRRRSPHAPLVLNSSGGGSTVVSEHSEISRVPISKEADGLWGSKFASRFYGCSNSSSRFLDCAGSSVITQPDRYLMIVTSGGLNQQRTGIIDAVVAARILNATLVVPKLDQTSFWKDASNFSEIFDVDWFISNLSKDVKIVKELPEIGGKLRTPHRMRVPRKCTQRCYVNRVLPALLKKHVVRLTKFDYRLANRLDTDLQKLRCRVNYHGLRFTGLIEEMGEKLIQRMRERSKHFIALHLRFEPDMLAFSGCYYGGGEKERKELGAIRKRWKTLHAINPEKGRRQGRCPLTPEEVGLMLRALGYRNDVHIYVASGEIYGGARTLAPLKAFFPNLHTKETISSKEELAPFSKYSSRMAALDFIVCDGSDAFVTNNNGNMAKILAGRRRYFGHKRTIRPNAKRLYSLISNRRNMSWDSFSSRVRMVQKGFMGEPKELRPGRGEFHENPSTCICEKTVSKTVAKSNSQFEQVLSNDTERGIAIQTEQVSSNDTEMGIATSEPTVPDHTDEEAGESEADEDAPGEKEEIIDPEADDDVQFRLEDPELEGILSD
- the LOC127781409 gene encoding O-fucosyltransferase 16-like isoform X4; translation: MAQPRRRGGGGGHNKCPRPALLPAAALLLFLLAAVALLYVSPPPLTDHPALASSRRRSPHAPLLNSSGGGSTVVSEHSEISRVPISKEADGLWGSKFASRFYGCSNSSSRFLGSSVITQPDRYLMIVTSGGLNQQRTGIIDAVVAARILNATLVVPKLDQTSFWKDASNFSEIFDVDWFISNLSKDVKIVKELPEIGGKLRTPHRMRVPRKCTQRCYVNRVLPALLKKHVVRLTKFDYRLANRLDTDLQKLRCRVNYHGLRFTGLIEEMGEKLIQRMRERSKHFIALHLRFEPDMLAFSGCYYGGGEKERKELGAIRKRWKTLHAINPEKGRRQGRCPLTPEEVGLMLRALGYRNDVHIYVASGEIYGGARTLAPLKAFFPNLHTKETISSKEELAPFSKYSSRMAALDFIVCDGSDAFVTNNNGNMAKILAGRRRYFGHKRTIRPNAKRLYSLISNRRNMSWDSFSSRVRMVQKGFMGEPKELRPGRGEFHENPSTCICEKTVSKTVAKSNSQFEQVLSNDTERGIAIQTEQVSSNDTEMGIATSEPTVPDHTDEEAGESEADEDAPGEKEEIIDPEADDDVQFRLEDPELEGILSD
- the LOC127781409 gene encoding O-fucosyltransferase 16-like isoform X2; this translates as MAQPRRRGGGGGHNKCPRPALLPAAALLLFLLAAVALLYVSPPPLTDHPALASSRRRSPHAPLLNSSGGGSTVVSEHSEISRVPISKEADGLWGSKFASRFYGCSNSSSRFLDCAGSSVITQPDRYLMIVTSGGLNQQRTGIIDAVVAARILNATLVVPKLDQTSFWKDASNFSEIFDVDWFISNLSKDVKIVKELPEIGGKLRTPHRMRVPRKCTQRCYVNRVLPALLKKHVVRLTKFDYRLANRLDTDLQKLRCRVNYHGLRFTGLIEEMGEKLIQRMRERSKHFIALHLRFEPDMLAFSGCYYGGGEKERKELGAIRKRWKTLHAINPEKGRRQGRCPLTPEEVGLMLRALGYRNDVHIYVASGEIYGGARTLAPLKAFFPNLHTKETISSKEELAPFSKYSSRMAALDFIVCDGSDAFVTNNNGNMAKILAGRRRYFGHKRTIRPNAKRLYSLISNRRNMSWDSFSSRVRMVQKGFMGEPKELRPGRGEFHENPSTCICEKTVSKTVAKSNSQFEQVLSNDTERGIAIQTEQVSSNDTEMGIATSEPTVPDHTDEEAGESEADEDAPGEKEEIIDPEADDDVQFRLEDPELEGILSD
- the LOC127781408 gene encoding probable rhamnogalacturonate lyase B, with translation MGKLSCKNLLPCCMGHPPATSPAGATAGVSVKVSDRYVEIKNGIFELTLSNPDGIVTGVRYNGVDNLMEILNKEDNRGYWDLVWSKLGERTGIFDVIKGTEFRIIYQDENQAEVSFFRTWDPSLEGKAVPLNIDKRFIVLRGCSGFYTYGIYEHQEGWPGFSLGETRVAFKLRKDKFHYMALADDRQRIMPMPEDRVPPRGQQLAYPEAVLLVDPINPDLRGEVDDKYQYSCEDQYNNVHGWISFDPPIGFWQITPSDEFRTGGPVKQNLTSHVGPTMLAMFLSGHYAGDDLTPKFLTGEYWKKVHGPVFMYLNSSWDGSDPTLLWEDAKVQMMIEKESWPYCFALSDDFQKTEQRGCISGRLLVRDRYLDDADLYATSAYVGLALPGDVGSWQRECKGYQFWCRAEDDGSFCIRNIVAGDYNLYAWVPGFIGDYKLDAKLTISSGDDIYLGDLVYEPPRDGPTMWEVGIPDRSASEFYVPDPNPNYVNRLYINHPDRFRQYGLWERYAELYPDGDLVYTIGQSDYTTDWFFAQVNRRTDQSTYQPTTWQIKFNLDSVSPNSTYKFRVALASSANAELQVRFNDQDRTAPHFTTGLIGKDNTIARHGIHGLYWLFNIDVSGAWLVQGMNTIYLKQPRNQSPFQGLMYDYLRMEGPSGS